The nucleotide window AGCCAGGGCTAAGATATTCTCTTCGCAATCCACGCATAGCGTCAGGCGGCAGCGCCTGGCCAGCCAAGCCACTCGGCTCAGTTTGGCAGGCTGCACAATTTGGTTGGCAATCAGAATATCCTGCACGCCGGCCTCCGCCAGGTCCTCCGCTTCGCCTAATTTGGCGCAGGTAATTCCCTTAGCGCCGTATTCGATCTGTTTTAAGGCAATCGCGGTGCTTTTATGCGATTTATAGTGCGGCCGGAGTGCCATACCGCTGTCCTTGATCAGGTCCATCATGGTTTGCAGATTCTGTTCAAATTTCTGCTGATCCAAAATCAAAGCCGGGGTTTCAATGCCGTCAATTTGCATTACGATACACGACCTTTCTTCTTTCCTTTTGCTTGTCAGGTTATTATAACATAAAACCGGCTGCCTGCAATAGAGTCAAAACGAATGCGGCGTTCCTGCAAAAAGCAGTTGGTAATTGGCAAAACCCGTGCTATAATTCAGTTCGGAAACGAAAGGAAGCAAGTGTTACCTGCCAAGTATTCAGGAGCCGGAAAGGAATGCATACGATGAAAACATTGATGATCGGCGTCGCCGGGGGGACCGGTTCCGGTAAAACGACCTTAACACGGCGCCTGGCCGAACGTTTCGGCGATGATCTCTGTGTTATCTATCATGATAATTATTATCGGGCCCATAACGATCTCAACTATGAGGAGCGCTGCCGCTTGAATTATGATCACCCGGAAGCGTTTGAAACCGAACGTTTGGTCAAGGATCTCGAACAGCTGCGTCTGGGCAATGCCATCCGCTGTCCGGTTTATGATTTTACGATTCACAACCGCTCTGAGACCGCCATTCTGGTACCGCCCACGCCCGTCATCGTGATTGATGG belongs to Negativicutes bacterium and includes:
- the udk gene encoding uridine kinase gives rise to the protein MKTLMIGVAGGTGSGKTTLTRRLAERFGDDLCVIYHDNYYRAHNDLNYEERCRLNYDHPEAFETERLVKDLEQLRLGNAIRCPVYDFTIHNRSETAILVPPTPVIVIDGILILEDPALRAMLDIKVFVDTDADVRILRRIERDINERGRSLVSIREQYLNTVKPMHEQFVEPSRKYADIIIPEGGHNTVALAMLFLRIRAFIEEAEEIVE